The Saprospiraceae bacterium genome includes a window with the following:
- the aroB gene encoding 3-dehydroquinate synthase — protein sequence MKKIQCKNYPIYINNWQAFSEITERLSPSNVFIIVDENTEKYCLLHLLENLHLEAQIIRIPSGEQNKTIQTCQLVWTKLMQHGADRHSLLINLGGGVIGDLGGFCAATYMRGIRFIQVPTTLLSQVDASVGGKLGVDHMGFKNMVGLIQDPSAVCIFTEFLQTLPYVQMRSGYAELLKHGLIADKKAWENLSGNTNINSLDFEELVYDSVLIKKNVTEQDPYEKGLRKILNFGHTIGHAVESYWMDSSTPLLHGEAIAIGMVSESFLSYRVGKISENELFEIRNSIMRIYGHHPKYVKPASDLIKIMRTDKKNVNGNIRFALLDSVGHACFDVPILPDVIEESFVFYKEKI from the coding sequence ATGAAAAAAATTCAGTGTAAAAATTATCCGATTTATATCAATAATTGGCAAGCATTTTCGGAGATCACCGAAAGATTGTCTCCATCCAATGTTTTTATTATTGTTGATGAAAACACAGAGAAATACTGTTTACTTCATTTGCTCGAAAATCTGCACCTGGAAGCTCAAATCATCAGGATACCTTCCGGAGAACAAAACAAAACTATACAGACCTGTCAGCTTGTGTGGACCAAACTTATGCAACATGGGGCAGACAGACACTCTCTTTTGATCAACCTGGGAGGTGGTGTCATAGGGGATCTTGGCGGATTTTGTGCTGCTACGTATATGAGAGGCATCCGGTTTATACAGGTTCCGACTACTTTGCTGAGTCAGGTGGATGCATCGGTTGGTGGTAAACTTGGCGTGGACCACATGGGATTTAAAAATATGGTAGGACTCATTCAGGATCCTTCGGCAGTTTGTATATTCACAGAATTCTTGCAGACACTTCCTTATGTCCAAATGAGAAGTGGTTATGCTGAACTATTGAAACATGGATTGATCGCTGACAAAAAAGCATGGGAAAACCTGTCCGGTAATACGAATATCAACAGTCTGGATTTTGAAGAGTTGGTGTACGATTCTGTACTCATCAAAAAGAATGTGACCGAACAAGATCCTTATGAAAAGGGGCTTAGGAAAATTCTTAATTTCGGCCATACTATAGGTCATGCAGTAGAGTCATACTGGATGGACAGCAGTACACCTCTTCTCCACGGTGAGGCGATCGCCATCGGAATGGTAAGTGAATCATTTTTATCCTATAGGGTAGGCAAAATTTCTGAAAATGAGTTGTTTGAAATCAGAAACTCGATCATGAGAATCTATGGACATCATCCGAAATATGTAAAGCCAGCTTCTGACCTGATCAAAATCATGCGGACGGATAAAAAGAATGTAAACGGCAATATTCGGTTTGCTTTATTGGATTCGGTCGGACATGCTTGTTTTGATGTGCCTATACTTCCGGATGTCATTGAAGAAAGTTTCGTTTTTTATAAAGAGAAGATATAA
- a CDS encoding antibiotic biosynthesis monooxygenase produces MGILRIVRLSFSEDKVEDFIEIFENSKSLIRAFEGCQGLRLYRDHLHQNVFYTYSLWKSNDDLEKYRNSELFKSTWQKTKLLFNTKPMAFSLEEFIDVV; encoded by the coding sequence ATGGGAATATTGCGAATAGTAAGGCTGTCATTCTCTGAAGACAAAGTCGAAGATTTTATAGAAATTTTTGAAAACAGTAAAAGTCTCATCAGAGCATTTGAAGGATGTCAGGGTCTGAGACTTTACAGAGACCATCTTCATCAAAATGTCTTTTATACCTACAGTTTGTGGAAATCCAATGATGATCTGGAAAAATACAGGAATTCAGAACTTTTTAAATCTACCTGGCAAAAAACAAAATTGCTTTTCAATACTAAGCCTATGGCGTTTTCTCTTGAAGAATTTATCGATGTGGTATAA
- a CDS encoding SAM-dependent chlorinase/fluorinase, producing MDVSHYIDQYDIIQASYYLSNCIPSFPAGSIHIVAVNCNYKRKSRYLCFRREEQYFIGPDNGVFSLIFDDMDKEDVFVIQPPDNGNSSVNAIFSHAAAYIGHGLPLDEIGQKAENLNLKLKIQPVITSSQIRATIIHIDHFGNIIVNLKSETFEKVRNNRRFELYYKPNDPITFLSKDYGDVAIGDVLAFFNSAGYLEIAINMDRAASMLNLSKNEMIQINFY from the coding sequence ATTGATGTCAGTCACTATATTGACCAGTATGATATTATCCAGGCGTCATATTACCTGTCTAATTGTATTCCATCCTTTCCGGCCGGGAGTATCCATATCGTTGCTGTCAATTGTAATTACAAAAGAAAAAGCCGCTACTTATGTTTTAGGAGAGAAGAGCAGTATTTTATCGGACCTGACAACGGTGTCTTCAGCCTTATTTTTGATGATATGGATAAAGAAGATGTTTTTGTGATCCAACCGCCGGACAATGGAAACTCTTCTGTAAATGCAATATTTTCCCATGCTGCAGCGTATATTGGTCACGGACTTCCATTGGATGAGATCGGACAGAAAGCAGAAAACCTTAACCTTAAACTGAAAATCCAACCCGTCATTACATCCAGTCAAATACGAGCAACCATCATCCACATCGATCATTTTGGCAACATCATTGTCAATCTCAAATCAGAAACCTTTGAAAAGGTCCGAAATAACAGAAGATTCGAATTGTATTACAAACCCAATGATCCGATCACTTTTCTGAGCAAGGATTATGGTGATGTAGCTATAGGTGATGTATTGGCATTTTTTAACTCGGCAGGTTATCTGGAGATCGCCATCAATATGGACAGAGCTGCGAGCATGCTCAATCTTTCAAAAAATGAAATGATTCAAATCAACTTTTACTGA
- a CDS encoding PhoH family protein produces the protein MSEVILTIDGIDPLDLYGENNNKLNLLKKAYPEVQITSRGNQLKLIGEKKGTEEVKSKLEIMVKMILDKHDFSTQVVEDLLVSDHAADNKISQHSSGGVIVYGKNGSPIKAKTKNQKLLVECSETNDIVFAIGPAGTGKTYTAVALAIRALKSKLVKKIILTRPAVEAGEHLGFLPGDMKEKVDPYLRPLYDALDDMLPAEKLNFFITNRVIEVAPLAFMRGRTLDHAFIILDEAQNCTTTQLKMFLTRIGPSAKAIITGDLSQIDLPGHQKSGLRKALQILAPIDGIGQLYLSSEDVVRHRLVKEIIKSYDLADEADEAEKIRIREAKDAAAEALKTDQNTEIRS, from the coding sequence TTGAGTGAAGTAATATTAACCATTGATGGCATAGACCCATTAGATCTGTACGGTGAAAACAACAACAAACTGAATCTTCTCAAAAAGGCTTATCCTGAAGTACAAATAACATCCAGAGGCAATCAGCTCAAACTCATAGGTGAAAAAAAAGGAACCGAAGAAGTAAAGTCCAAACTGGAAATCATGGTAAAAATGATACTGGACAAACATGACTTTTCTACTCAGGTAGTCGAGGATTTGCTGGTAAGTGACCATGCTGCAGACAACAAAATAAGCCAGCACTCATCAGGAGGTGTCATAGTATATGGCAAAAACGGCTCTCCCATAAAAGCGAAGACCAAAAATCAAAAGTTGCTTGTAGAGTGCTCTGAAACCAACGATATAGTATTTGCCATCGGTCCGGCAGGGACAGGAAAGACATACACTGCCGTAGCTTTGGCCATAAGAGCACTTAAATCAAAACTTGTAAAAAAGATCATTCTTACCAGACCTGCAGTCGAAGCGGGCGAGCATCTTGGATTTCTCCCGGGAGATATGAAGGAAAAAGTAGACCCATACCTCAGACCACTTTATGATGCTCTCGACGATATGCTGCCGGCAGAAAAACTCAACTTTTTTATTACCAATCGGGTGATCGAAGTAGCACCATTGGCATTTATGCGTGGGCGGACGCTGGACCATGCTTTTATCATCCTTGACGAAGCTCAAAACTGCACTACCACACAACTCAAGATGTTTCTCACGAGGATAGGACCAAGTGCAAAAGCCATCATCACAGGAGATTTGTCACAGATAGACCTACCGGGACATCAGAAGTCCGGACTAAGAAAAGCCTTGCAAATACTTGCTCCCATCGATGGTATAGGCCAACTGTATCTGAGTTCAGAAGATGTAGTAAGACATAGGCTAGTCAAGGAAATCATCAAATCTTACGACCTTGCCGACGAAGCCGATGAAGCTGAAAAAATCAGAATTCGTGAAGCCAAAGATGCCGCTGCTGAAGCCTTAAAAACAGATCAGAACACAGAAATTAGATCATAA
- a CDS encoding OsmC family protein has translation MTSKIVYTGNLRTECTHLKSGQTIITDAPVDNNGKGEAFSPTDLATTSLGSCMITIMGISARNHEIDIDGATLEVTKHMASDPRRISGIDIKVNMPQRSYTLKEKKILEKAGRTCPVAFSLHPDIVQNIEFVWYDDRIDIQQSMC, from the coding sequence ATGACATCAAAAATCGTTTACACAGGAAACCTTCGCACTGAATGTACACACCTGAAATCGGGACAAACCATCATCACAGATGCACCGGTTGATAATAACGGCAAGGGAGAGGCTTTTTCGCCTACCGATTTAGCCACAACATCCTTGGGTAGTTGTATGATTACCATCATGGGTATCTCGGCCAGAAATCATGAAATTGATATAGATGGAGCTACCCTTGAAGTCACAAAACACATGGCATCAGATCCTCGCAGGATCTCCGGCATAGACATCAAGGTCAATATGCCCCAAAGATCCTATACTTTAAAGGAGAAAAAAATCCTGGAAAAAGCAGGGAGAACTTGTCCTGTAGCTTTCAGTCTGCATCCCGATATCGTTCAGAATATAGAATTTGTGTGGTATGACGATAGGATAGACATTCAGCAATCAATGTGCTAG
- a CDS encoding aldehyde dehydrogenase family protein: MIIAEVQKEVSDVQQIRALFESQKANQYAIGNSSVSERRAKLSKLHNTILHYRNDIKKALHDDFKKHPSEVDMTDIYPVISEIKHAKSHLAAWMKDQSVHTPLALLGSSSYIKYEPKGVVLIISPWNFPFNLTFTPFVSAIAAGNCVIIKPSEMTPHIAKVMHKIVEEVFEPNEVALIEGGIETSTELLKLPFNHIFFTGAPSIGKVVMEAAAKNLTSVTLELGGKSPTIVDESADVDIAAKRIAWAKLANNGQICIAPDYVYVHVSQKDKFLSMTQKYIQQYYGNDAASEPSYNRIVNRRHFDRIKSYIDDAVSKGANIITGGQLKETENFIAPTVMTNVDKKSALMTNEIFGPVLPVYTYEKLEDLVEEIRSGEKPLALYIFSKSNKNINYILNNTRAGGGCINHCAVHFYNTNLPFGGSNNSGIGKSHGFEGFKSFSNGRGILRQHLPNALELLVPPFNTFKQKIIDLTIKYF, translated from the coding sequence ATGATCATAGCAGAAGTACAAAAAGAGGTATCAGATGTACAACAAATCCGGGCCTTGTTTGAATCACAAAAGGCCAATCAATATGCCATTGGCAATTCCAGTGTTTCAGAAAGAAGAGCCAAACTCAGCAAACTGCACAACACCATCCTGCATTACCGCAATGATATCAAAAAAGCACTGCATGACGACTTCAAAAAACATCCTTCAGAAGTCGATATGACAGATATCTACCCTGTGATCAGCGAGATAAAACATGCCAAAAGCCACCTTGCAGCATGGATGAAAGACCAGTCAGTCCATACTCCTTTAGCACTTTTAGGATCCAGCTCTTATATCAAATACGAACCCAAAGGTGTGGTTCTGATTATTTCTCCGTGGAATTTTCCATTCAATCTGACGTTTACACCCTTTGTTTCCGCTATTGCTGCCGGCAACTGCGTGATCATCAAACCATCGGAAATGACACCACACATAGCGAAGGTGATGCACAAAATAGTAGAAGAAGTATTTGAGCCTAATGAAGTCGCCTTGATAGAAGGCGGGATAGAGACATCTACAGAGTTGCTCAAGCTACCTTTCAATCATATTTTTTTCACCGGAGCACCATCTATCGGAAAAGTCGTAATGGAAGCCGCAGCTAAAAACCTGACATCTGTAACCCTTGAGCTGGGAGGAAAATCTCCGACTATTGTAGATGAAAGTGCGGATGTAGACATAGCAGCAAAAAGGATAGCTTGGGCAAAATTGGCGAATAACGGACAGATATGTATTGCTCCGGACTACGTATATGTGCACGTGAGCCAAAAGGATAAGTTTTTGTCCATGACTCAAAAATACATTCAGCAATATTATGGCAATGATGCCGCATCAGAACCTTCGTACAACAGAATCGTCAACAGAAGACACTTTGACAGGATAAAAAGCTACATAGATGATGCCGTATCCAAAGGTGCCAATATCATCACCGGAGGGCAGCTGAAAGAAACCGAAAATTTTATAGCCCCAACGGTAATGACCAATGTAGATAAAAAGTCGGCCTTGATGACCAATGAAATATTTGGTCCGGTACTGCCTGTGTACACATATGAAAAATTAGAAGATTTGGTGGAGGAAATCAGGTCCGGAGAGAAGCCTCTGGCGTTGTATATATTCAGTAAAAGTAATAAAAATATCAACTATATCCTGAACAATACCCGAGCCGGCGGCGGATGTATAAACCATTGTGCTGTACATTTTTACAATACAAATCTGCCTTTTGGAGGATCAAACAACAGTGGTATCGGAAAATCGCATGGTTTTGAGGGATTTAAGTCATTTTCCAATGGTAGAGGAATATTAAGACAACATTTGCCCAATGCACTGGAATTATTAGTACCACCATTCAATACATTTAAACAAAAAATCA